In the genome of Desulfovibrio sp. Huiquan2017, the window ACGCAAGATCGACGAAACCAAGGCCCTTGGCGGCACACAAATCCTCATGCAGGGCGGACACCACCCGGATCTGCCGTTGACCTGGTATGAGGACATGCTCCGCTTCATCAAGGCCGAACACCCGGTGCACATACACGCCTTTTCCCCGCCCGAAGTGGTCTTCTGGTCCAACAAAGAAGGCATATCCGTGGCCGAGGTCATCCGGCGCCTGCGCGCGGCCGGGCTGGACTCCATCCCCGGCGGCGGGGCGGAAATCCTGGTGGACGAGGTCCGTTCCCGGGTGGCCCCGAACAAATGCCCGACCGATCAGTGGCTCGGCGTCATGGAAGAGGCCCACGCCCAGGGACTGCGCACCACCGCGACCATGATGTTCGGCCACCTGGACACCCCGGCCCAGCGGCTCGAACATCTCTTCCGCGTGCGCGAGGTCCAGGACCGCACCCACGGGTTCACGGCCTTCATCCCCTGGACCTTCCAGCCGGACCACACCGCCCTGCCCCATTGCCGCAAGCTGACCAGCGTGGAATACCTGCGCACCCTGGCCCTGTCGCGCATCGTCCTGGACAATGTGGACAACATCCAGGTCTCCTGGGTGACCATGGGGCCCAAGATCGCCCAGTTGGCCCTCTATTTCGGCGGCAACGACTTCGGTTCGACCATGATCGAGGAAAACGTGGTCAAAGCCGCGGGCGTCGCCTTCCGCCTGTCCCGTGAGGAAATTCATCGTCTGGTCGAAGCGGCCGGGTTTACCCCTCGGCAGCGGACCATGGACTACACCCTGATGGAGGAAAAATAATGTCCGTGCGTCTTGGAAAGATCGGTTATCTCAATGTCCTGCCCATCTACCACCCTCTGGAAACCGGCATCCTGCCCATGGACTGCGAGGTTACCTCCGGGCCGCCCGCCGAACTCAACCGGCTCATGGACGCGGGCCTGCTCGACGTATCCGCTGCCTCCAGCGTGGAATATGCGCGCCACGCCGACAAGTACTATCTCATCCCGGACATCGCCATCGGCAGTCGGGGACCGGTCCAGTCGGTACTGCTCCTGAGCCGCCGCCCGGTGGAGGAACTGGACCGCAAGACCATCCTGGTCAGCGCCCAGACCCATACCTCCGCCGCGCTGCTCCGCGTGCTCCAGGCCCAGCTGTGGAAGATCGAAACCGTCTTCACCACCGGCAGCGCCACCGACGTCCTCGGGACCGGAGAACGCCC includes:
- the mqnC gene encoding cyclic dehypoxanthinyl futalosine synthase yields the protein MNELESIYEKVLDGERIEFAEAERLYAGADFHDLGRLAHQVRLRKHPEPMVTYVVDRNINYSNICVCCCKFCAFFREPGAPDGYVLSFEEIGRKIDETKALGGTQILMQGGHHPDLPLTWYEDMLRFIKAEHPVHIHAFSPPEVVFWSNKEGISVAEVIRRLRAAGLDSIPGGGAEILVDEVRSRVAPNKCPTDQWLGVMEEAHAQGLRTTATMMFGHLDTPAQRLEHLFRVREVQDRTHGFTAFIPWTFQPDHTALPHCRKLTSVEYLRTLALSRIVLDNVDNIQVSWVTMGPKIAQLALYFGGNDFGSTMIEENVVKAAGVAFRLSREEIHRLVEAAGFTPRQRTMDYTLMEEK
- a CDS encoding menaquinone biosynthesis protein → MSVRLGKIGYLNVLPIYHPLETGILPMDCEVTSGPPAELNRLMDAGLLDVSAASSVEYARHADKYYLIPDIAIGSRGPVQSVLLLSRRPVEELDRKTILVSAQTHTSAALLRVLQAQLWKIETVFTTGSATDVLGTGERPQAILCIGDEALNLRYHPDYPYRIDLGEAWRELTGLPFIFGVWIVQRDSWERNREKVRQAAELLLAGKRWGAENIDDVCAMAAEESCLNDEEMCSYFDGLVYDLGPEEQKGMRSFYGSLVETGIIDRAPELVFLP